From a single Aricia agestis chromosome 17, ilAriAges1.1, whole genome shotgun sequence genomic region:
- the LOC121735290 gene encoding lysozyme 1-like, translated as MSKSALILIFMVKFVCGVYVSNLNETCLRCLCHATGCELSHGCSEGYCGPFYISRVYWVDAGKPTLPEDSPERNEAYEDCARDYYCSLKIVESYMARFGKDCNDDGVTDCYDYMLINHHGGRACAAPLHTTAVGRRRLELFQQCRL; from the exons ATGTCCAAAAGTGCGTTGATTTTGATATTCATGGTTAAATTTGTTTgtg GAGTGTACGTATCTAACCTGAACGAGACCTGTCTCCGATGCCTGTGCCACGCGACCGGCTGCGAGCTATCCCATGGCTGTTCTGAGGGCTACTGCGGACCCTTCTACATCTCCAGGGTGTACTGGGTCGATGCTGGCAAACCTACTTTGCCAGAGGATAGCCCAGAAAGGAATGAAG CGTACGAAGACTGCGCTAGAGACTACTACTGTTCCCTGAAAATAGTAGAGAGCTATATGGCGAGGTTTGGAAAG GACTGCAACGACGACGGAGTAACCGACTGCTACGACTATATGCTAATAAACCATCATGGCGGCCGCGCGTGCGCAGCGCCGCTGCATACCACCGCGGTGGGCCGCCGCAGGCTCGAGCTGTTCCAGCAGTGTAGGCTGTAg